One window from the genome of Manis pentadactyla isolate mManPen7 chromosome 15, mManPen7.hap1, whole genome shotgun sequence encodes:
- the LOC130681030 gene encoding uncharacterized protein LOC130681030, with protein sequence MLRGPGPGLVLSGCSLEPWKLTQPWDQNPLVLVPGQFLETLRRLVFSKAGKEPSSKEAWHSGSCPKPQSPTCSIRSLQGVCHCDAKGLQARNQGCSGAPPWGCTPSSLVSAAKPSTGRRGTLRERAAGGFTSAGRSQTGPRSWGSEGRGATGTGHPPTLGHPSEPVTLSSGLWALSGVSSLLLCLCSARQQHPDRGSSTFCTHPPWECWLLIEHREP encoded by the exons ATGCTCCG cGGGCCTGGCCCAGGTCTGGTCCTGTCTGGCTGCTCGCTGGAGCCCTGGAAGCTGACCCAGCCCTGGGATCAGAATCCACTGGTCCTGGTACCTGGTCAGTTCTTGGAAACTCTCAGGAGACTTGTGTTCAGCAAAGCTGGCAAAGAGCCCAGCTCTAAGGAAGCATGGCACTCAGGCTCCTGCCCCAAACCCCAAAGTCCAACCTGCTCCATCAGAAGCCTGCAGGGTGTGTGTCACTGTGATGCGAAGGGGCTGCAGGCCAGGAACCAGGGCTGCag TGGGGCACCCCCTTGGGGTTGCACTCCATCTTCTCTGGTGAGCGCTGCAAAACCTTCTACAGGCAGAAGAGGTACGTTGCGGGAGCGTGCTGCTGGGGGCTTTACTTCTGCTGGCAGATCTCAGACAGGCCCCAGATCCTGGGGCAGTGAAGGCAGGGGAGCTACCGGCActggccacccacccaccctgggcCACCCCTCTGAGCCTGTCACCCTTTCATCTGGCCTCTGGGCCCTCTCTGGGGTCAGCAGCCTCTTACTATGCCTCTGCTCAGCCCGACAGCAACACCCAGACCGCGGGTCTAGCACCTTCTGTACCCACCCTCCCTGGGAATGCTGGTTACTGATTGAACACCGGGAGCCTTAA
- the DPEP1 gene encoding dipeptidase 1, which produces MWRSWWLWPLVAVCTSDQFQDEAARIMRGTPVIDGHNDLPWQLLTMFNNQLWDERANLTSLSRTHTNIPKLRAGFVGGQFWSAYTPCDTQNKDAVKRTLEQIDVIHRMCQMYPETFVCVTSSTGIRQAFREGRVASLVGVEGGHSIDSSLGVLRALYHLGMRYLTLTHSCNTPWADNWLVDTGDDEAQSQGLSLFGQSVVKEMNRLGVIIDLAHVSVATMKATLQLSNAPVIFSHSSAHRLCGHARNVPDDVLQMVNETGSLVMVNFYNDYVSCKKEATLSQVADHLDHIKKVAGVGAVGFGGDFDGVSRLPLGLEDVSKYPDLVAELLRRRWTEAEVRGALADNLLRVFEAVEQVSDRTQTPGEDLIPLDKLEASCRTAYGYSEASGLHRQPGALLASLAPLLFSLHLL; this is translated from the exons ATGTGGCGCAGCTGGTGGCTCTGGCCCCTAGTGGCCGTCTGCACTTCAGACCAGTTCCAGGATGAGGCTGCGAGAATCATGAGGGGCACACCTGTCATTGATGG GCACAACGACCTGCCCTGGCAGCTGCTGACCATGTTCAACAACCAGCTTTGGGACGAGAGGGCCAACCTGACGAGCCTGTCCCGCACACACACCAACATCCCCAAGCTGAGGGCGGGCTTCGTGGGGGGCCAG TTCTGGTCGGCCTACACACCCTGTGACACCCAGAACAAGGACGCTGTGAAGAGGACCCTGGAGCAGATCGACGTCATCCACCGCATGTGTCAGATGTACCCCGAGACCTTCGTGTGCGTCACCAGCAGCACAG GCATCCGACAGGCCTTCCGGGAGGGGAGAGTGGCCAGTCTGGTGGGAGTGGAGGGCGGCCATTCCATAGACAGCAGCCTGGGTGTGCTGCGGGCACTCTACCACCTGGGCATGCGGTACCTGACCCTCACCCACAGCTGCAACACGCCCTG GGCTGACAACTGGCTGGTAGACACGGGAGACGACGAGGCCCAGAGCCAAGGCCTGTCACTCTTTGGGCAG AGTGTGGTGAAGGAGATGAATCGGCTGGGCGTCATCATCGATTTGGCCCACGTGTCCGTGGCCACCATGAAGGCCACTCTGCAGCTGTCCAATGCCCCCGTCATCTTCAGTCACTCCTCGGCCCACAGGCTGTGCGGCCATGCGCGCAACGTGCCTGACGACGTGCTCCAGATGGTG AACGAGACGGGCAGCTTGGTGATGGTGAACTTCTACAATGATTATGTTTCCTGCAAAAAGGAAGCCACCCTGTCCCAAGTAGCAG ACCACCTGGACCACATCAAGAAGGTGGCAGGAGTGGGAGCTGTAGGCTTTGGTGGAGACTTTGATGGTGTTTCAAG GCTCCCACTGGGGCTTGAGGATGTGTCCAAGTACCCAGACCTGGTCGCTGAGCTGCTCAGGAGGCGGTGGACGGAGGCAGAGGTCAGGGGCGCCCTGGCTGACAACTTACTGAGGGTCTTTGAGGCCGTGGAGCAG GTGAGTGATCGCACCCAAACCCCTGGGGAGGACCTCATCCCACTGGACAAGCTGGAGGCTTCCTGCAGGACTGCGTACGGTTACTCAGAGGCCTCCGGCCTCCACCGCCAACCAGGGGCCCTGCTGGCCTCTCTCGCCCCCCTGCTCTTCAGTCTGCATCTGCTATGA
- the CHMP1A gene encoding charged multivesicular body protein 1a, translated as MDDTLFQLKFTAKQLEKLAKKAEKDSKAEQAKVKKALQQKNVECARVYAENAIRKKNEGVGWLRMASRVDAVASKVQTAVTMKGVTKNMAQVTKALDRALSAMDLQKVSAVMDRFEQQVQSLDVHTSVMEDSMSSATTLTTPQEQVDSLIVQIAEENGLEVLDQLSQLPEGASALGESSARSQEDQLSRRLAALRN; from the exons TTCACAGCAAAGCAGCTGGAGAAGCTGGCCAAGAAGGCAGAGAAGGACTCCAAGGCGGAGCAGGCCAAGGTGAAGAAG GCCCTTCAGCAGAAAAACGTGGAGTGTGCCCGTGTTTACGCTGAGAATGCCATCCGAAAAAAGAATGAAGGTGTCGGCTGGCTCCGCATGGCATCCCGTGTGGACGCTGTCGCCTCTAAGGTGCAGACGGCTGTGACCATGAAGGGG GTGACCAAGAACATGGCACAGGTGACCAAAGCTCTGGACCGGGCGCTGAGCGCTATGGACTTGCAGAAGGTCTCCGCAGTGATGGACAGGTTCGAGCAGCAGGTGCAGAGCCTGGACGTGCACACGTCG GTGATGGAGGACTCCATGAGCTCGGCCACCACACTGACCACGCCGCAGGAGCAGGTGGACAGCCTCATCGTGCAGATCGCCGAGGAGAACGGCCTGGAGGTGCTGGACCAGCTCAGCCAGCTGCCCGAGGGCGCCTCCGCCCTTGGGGAGAGCTCTGCACGCAGCCAGGAGGACCAGCTGTCCCGGAG GTTGGCTGCCTTGAGGAACTAG